One genomic segment of Abyssisolibacter fermentans includes these proteins:
- a CDS encoding YibE/F family protein → MKKYILLLLIFILITNIAYASTNNILKAKIVDTNNTSIDSTDYQLLDVVILDKPYKNKTLNIKHLIIDYSANNQHFNIGDTLLVEVSNTNGILMGTIVDTWRLDSLKKLSIIFVILLIIFGRLKGIRSLLALIFSGYIIIKLLIPYIIKGYNSILCAVICSSIIIIISFLLISGFTKKTLVSILGTIGGTISAGILSLIFTNLSNITGLAEDEAVFLAANMGLEVDFKGLYLCAVIIGTIGVIMDVSMSITSVIFEIKRKSPRIPFTDLLHSGLNVGKDVMSTMINTLILAYAGSFLPLLLIFIMSKTPFLNALNTELLAVEVIRALCGSIGLILTIPLTALIATYVAFRNTAHNNYLYN, encoded by the coding sequence ATGAAAAAATATATTTTATTACTATTAATTTTTATATTGATAACTAATATAGCCTATGCTTCTACTAATAATATATTAAAAGCAAAAATTGTAGATACAAATAATACTTCTATTGATTCAACAGATTATCAGCTTTTAGATGTTGTAATATTGGATAAGCCCTATAAAAACAAAACTTTAAATATTAAACATCTAATAATTGATTACTCAGCAAATAATCAGCATTTTAATATTGGAGATACTTTATTAGTAGAAGTTTCTAACACCAATGGAATATTAATGGGTACTATAGTTGATACTTGGAGGCTTGATTCTTTAAAAAAGCTTAGCATAATATTTGTCATATTGTTAATTATTTTTGGAAGATTGAAGGGTATTAGATCACTTCTAGCACTAATCTTTTCTGGATATATAATAATTAAACTCTTGATACCATATATTATAAAAGGATATAACTCTATACTGTGTGCAGTAATTTGCTCATCAATAATAATAATAATCAGTTTTTTACTTATTTCAGGATTTACTAAAAAAACTCTGGTTTCTATACTCGGAACTATAGGTGGAACTATAAGTGCTGGAATACTCTCTCTAATATTTACAAACTTATCAAATATAACAGGTCTAGCTGAAGATGAAGCTGTTTTCCTAGCAGCCAACATGGGATTAGAAGTAGATTTTAAAGGCTTATATTTATGTGCGGTCATAATAGGTACAATAGGTGTAATAATGGACGTTAGCATGTCCATAACCTCAGTTATATTTGAAATCAAAAGAAAATCACCACGAATACCATTTACGGATTTATTACACTCAGGATTGAATGTTGGCAAGGATGTTATGTCTACAATGATAAACACTTTAATATTAGCTTATGCAGGTAGTTTTTTGCCACTGTTATTAATATTTATAATGTCAAAAACTCCATTTCTAAATGCATTAAATACAGAATTACTAGCAGTAGAAGTAATAAGAGCACTCTGTGGAAGCATAGGACTAATATTAACAATTCCACTAACCGCTCTCATAGCTACATATGTAGCTTTTAGAAATACAGCACATAATAATTATCTATATAATTAA
- a CDS encoding DUF2325 domain-containing protein — protein sequence MTALIVGGDKLGNIPQVLNNKGVDDFIHWTGRKKLMYNKEIPSNIDMVIVFYDFINHNTAGAIKKMTKNLEIPCIYSKRACSDLAKKMDNCRNCKHKNMFTT from the coding sequence ATGACTGCATTAATCGTTGGAGGAGATAAATTAGGAAATATTCCGCAGGTTTTAAATAATAAGGGAGTAGATGATTTTATTCATTGGACGGGTAGAAAGAAATTGATGTATAACAAAGAAATACCTAGTAATATAGATATGGTGATAGTTTTTTATGATTTTATTAATCATAATACAGCAGGTGCAATAAAAAAGATGACAAAGAACTTAGAGATTCCTTGTATATACAGTAAAAGAGCATGTAGTGATTTAGCTAAGAAAATGGATAACTGTAGAAACTGTAAACATAAAAATATGTTTACTACATAA
- a CDS encoding immune inhibitor A domain-containing protein → MKKVLSVFLSLVLVFGMLSIMGMSNVQATKDEWDTERYGDVLDIGTYLRHLENDEDYRDELDNVIKEMAENLNLNEESNMEADNNDDNFTFNGGTKYYLGYDSLNGYYIKTYTLRSLGDTVEVWVADDLSFEDGRPTHVVTQEQVDKLRDEFDNNIYQKDTEFFGVPDSHIGENAQLPGMVGLPQDYYTPNDGIERVIMLVDNIRDENFYDSEYPFFVAGFYSSTYESYFDRNIISIDTNDWEERLETTFCGTVAHEFQHLIHDDNDSAEETWINEGMSEFAEYLCGYGHPMGHVNFFLDHPENSLVEWDDHYSATSGPETLADYGQAYLLQLYFNDKYGKDFVKALATDGEDQGIESVNKILAEFGTGIDFEELFRRFTIAVAIDSNKPGNGIYEFDNIDVSVNYESALEYDKDGVPAWGGDYKAIDISDKIRTIIFDGTDFMPIPWEVVEDPLGVQDQVIWGNFGDEADNKIIIEADLTSVESATLKFDNYYEIEEQWDFGMVQVSTDDGETWVSLGNENTRNDVVEEGYPKIKENLPGFTGVNYEEEPVWTEEIFDLSEYAGEKIYISFRYLTDWGTNEAGWFIDNIEIPEIDYENTCDSIEAFVNINEIKENYVEYAVSFINKRTVGKNGKNTLYKVVNVEPFNINEEDALELRQLFKDGENYMIIWYAAPSGEKGSAEFTYEIITKENHKKNGHGNN, encoded by the coding sequence ATGAAAAAAGTTTTATCAGTTTTTTTAAGCTTAGTGTTAGTATTTGGTATGCTTTCAATAATGGGCATGTCTAATGTTCAAGCTACTAAGGATGAGTGGGATACTGAGCGATACGGAGATGTATTAGACATAGGTACCTACTTAAGACATTTAGAAAATGATGAAGATTATAGAGACGAACTAGATAATGTAATAAAAGAAATGGCAGAAAATCTTAACCTCAATGAAGAAAGCAATATGGAAGCAGATAACAATGATGACAACTTTACTTTCAATGGTGGAACTAAGTATTACCTAGGCTATGATTCATTAAATGGCTATTATATAAAAACTTATACATTAAGAAGTTTAGGAGATACTGTAGAAGTTTGGGTTGCTGATGATTTATCTTTTGAAGATGGTAGACCAACTCATGTAGTTACTCAGGAACAAGTAGATAAGCTAAGAGATGAATTTGACAATAACATATATCAAAAAGATACTGAATTTTTCGGAGTACCTGATTCACATATAGGTGAAAATGCTCAGCTACCAGGCATGGTTGGATTACCACAGGATTATTATACACCTAATGATGGAATCGAAAGAGTGATTATGCTTGTTGATAATATAAGAGATGAAAACTTTTATGATTCTGAATATCCATTTTTTGTAGCAGGATTTTATTCATCAACTTATGAATCATATTTTGATAGAAATATAATTAGTATAGATACCAATGATTGGGAAGAAAGATTAGAGACAACATTCTGTGGGACTGTTGCACATGAGTTCCAACATTTAATACATGATGACAATGACAGCGCAGAAGAAACTTGGATAAATGAAGGAATGTCAGAGTTTGCAGAATATTTATGTGGATATGGACATCCTATGGGACATGTAAATTTCTTTTTAGATCATCCAGAAAATTCATTAGTTGAATGGGATGACCATTATAGTGCCACATCAGGTCCAGAAACATTAGCTGATTATGGTCAAGCATATTTGTTACAATTATATTTTAATGACAAGTATGGGAAAGATTTTGTTAAGGCTCTAGCTACTGACGGTGAAGATCAAGGGATTGAAAGTGTTAACAAAATTTTAGCTGAATTTGGAACAGGAATAGATTTTGAAGAGCTATTTAGAAGATTTACTATTGCAGTTGCAATAGATAGTAATAAACCAGGAAATGGTATATATGAATTTGACAATATAGATGTAAGTGTAAACTACGAATCAGCACTAGAATATGATAAAGATGGCGTACCTGCTTGGGGTGGCGATTATAAGGCTATAGATATATCAGATAAGATTAGAACTATAATCTTTGACGGTACTGACTTTATGCCAATACCTTGGGAAGTTGTTGAAGATCCTTTAGGAGTACAAGATCAAGTTATATGGGGTAATTTTGGTGATGAAGCTGACAACAAGATAATCATAGAGGCAGATTTAACATCAGTTGAATCAGCTACTCTAAAGTTTGACAATTATTATGAGATAGAAGAGCAATGGGACTTCGGAATGGTTCAAGTATCTACAGATGATGGTGAAACTTGGGTTAGCTTAGGAAATGAAAACACTAGAAACGATGTTGTAGAAGAAGGATATCCAAAGATCAAAGAAAATCTTCCTGGTTTTACAGGAGTTAACTATGAAGAAGAGCCTGTTTGGACTGAAGAGATATTTGATTTATCTGAATATGCTGGTGAAAAGATTTATATAAGCTTCAGATATTTAACTGATTGGGGTACAAATGAGGCTGGTTGGTTTATAGACAATATAGAAATACCAGAAATTGACTATGAGAATACATGTGATTCCATAGAAGCGTTTGTTAATATAAATGAAATAAAAGAGAACTATGTTGAATATGCAGTATCGTTTATAAACAAAAGAACTGTAGGGAAAAATGGGAAAAATACTCTTTACAAAGTTGTAAACGTTGAGCCGTTTAATATTAATGAAGAAGATGCCCTTGAATTAAGGCAGTTATTCAAAGACGGCGAGAACTATATGATTATATGGTACGCTGCACCTTCAGGAGAAAAAGGCTCAGCAGAATTTACTTATGAAATAATAACTAAAGAAAATCATAAGAAAAATGGACATGGTAATAATTAG